In Lineus longissimus chromosome 9, tnLinLong1.2, whole genome shotgun sequence, one genomic interval encodes:
- the LOC135494128 gene encoding uncharacterized protein LOC135494128, which yields MHLISFLPHSGNMELYIPSILSYLIVVSIIIKGTVAIKCHSGNEEWNTDGDRTKDTKTRLICPTAITCYRVPTAGYVARGVAHTITFGCGPCDGRLAGCQICGHNYCNGEKGERERNSGHVTRSSLAALLSTFVLCMLLRIGD from the exons ATGCATCTCATTTCATTCTTGCCACACTCAGGAAATATGGAGCTTTATATCCCCTCCATCCTGAGTTACTTGATAGTCGTTTCAATCATAATAAAAG GGACGGTGGCGATCAAATGCCATTCTGGGAATGAGGAGTGGAACACAGACGGTGACAGGACAAAAGACACCAAGACCAGATTGATATGTCCAACCGCCATAACGTGTTAc AGGGTCCCGACTGCTGGCTACGTTGCGAGGGGAGTCGCGCACACGATCACCTTCGGCTGCGGCCCCTGCGACGGGCGTCTAGCCGGATGTCAGATATGCGGCCACAACTACTGTAATGGCGAGAAAGGCGAAAGGGAAAGAAACAGCGGTCACGTGACACGGAGCTCACTCGCAGCTCTCCTCTCTACGTTTGTGTTGTGTATGTTGTTGAGGATTGGTGATTAG